A genomic segment from Chthoniobacterales bacterium encodes:
- a CDS encoding Nif3-like dinuclear metal center hexameric protein, which produces MELAGIVAFLDRELRTDEIKDYPGAHNGLQLANAGEVTRVACAVDACEAVIDQAVEAGADLLIVHHGFLWGGAQRIDGALYRKLHRAITAGLAIYSSHLPLDLHPKLGNNALLAKALGIRRTTPFLEIGVQAAVNQPLVELIDRIEAIVQSPVHVAPGGPDRVRRLGICSGGAGGEIAKAAAAGVDTFLTGEGPHWSFTAAEELGVNLIYAGHYATETFGVKALGAALERKFDLPWEFLDHPSGL; this is translated from the coding sequence ATGGAACTCGCGGGAATCGTCGCCTTTCTGGATCGGGAACTCCGCACGGACGAGATCAAGGATTACCCCGGTGCGCACAACGGCCTGCAGCTCGCGAATGCGGGCGAGGTCACCCGCGTGGCCTGCGCGGTGGACGCCTGCGAGGCGGTGATCGACCAGGCGGTCGAGGCCGGCGCCGATCTGCTGATCGTGCACCACGGTTTTCTCTGGGGCGGCGCCCAGCGGATCGACGGCGCGCTCTACCGCAAGCTGCATCGGGCCATCACGGCCGGCTTGGCCATTTACAGCTCCCACCTGCCACTCGATCTCCATCCGAAACTCGGCAACAACGCGCTGCTCGCGAAAGCCCTCGGGATCAGGCGCACGACGCCGTTCCTTGAAATCGGCGTGCAGGCCGCGGTGAACCAGCCGTTGGTAGAGCTCATCGACCGAATCGAGGCTATCGTGCAGTCCCCGGTGCATGTCGCTCCGGGCGGACCGGACCGCGTGCGGCGGCTGGGCATCTGCTCCGGCGGCGCCGGCGGCGAGATCGCAAAGGCGGCTGCGGCCGGTGTGGACACCTTCCTCACTGGCGAGGGCCCGCATTGGAGCTTCACTGCGGCGGAGGAACTGGGCGTGAATCTGATCTACGCCGGGCATTACGCGACGGAGACTTTCGGCGTAAAGGCGCTCGGCGCGGCGCTCGAGCGAAAGTTCGATCTGCCGTGGGAGTTCCTCGACCACCCGAGCGGGCTGTAA
- the ychF gene encoding redox-regulated ATPase YchF: protein MLKAGIVGLPNVGKSTLFNALTRTRKAAAANFPFCTIEPNVGIVSVPDARLDELAKLSKSEKTLPAAIEFVDIAGLVRGASEGEGLGNQFLSHIREVDAVVQVVRCFEDEDIHHVSGSVDPVRDIEVINTELILADIASLKKRAERQTKGARAGDKTAKAELALIEKILPHLDGGKPALTVELSDEEKKLLREFFLLSAKPTLFACNVREDDLADLSGDKPAAQHVAAVKKYATEHLGCEVVVISAQIESELAELPPEEAKEFLAGLGVDDSGVGLLIRAAYHLLGLRTYFTTGPKESRAWTIHEGDKAPAAAGVIHSDFERGFIAAETVAFEELKKFGSQARAREAGRLRIEGKEYVVADGDVMEFRFNV, encoded by the coding sequence ATGCTCAAAGCCGGAATCGTGGGTCTGCCGAACGTTGGCAAATCGACCCTCTTCAACGCCCTGACCCGCACGCGCAAAGCCGCCGCGGCCAATTTTCCCTTCTGCACCATCGAGCCGAACGTCGGCATCGTGAGCGTGCCCGACGCCCGCCTCGACGAGCTCGCGAAGCTCAGCAAATCCGAGAAGACGCTGCCCGCAGCCATCGAGTTCGTCGACATCGCCGGCCTCGTGCGCGGCGCGAGCGAGGGCGAAGGCCTCGGCAACCAGTTCCTCTCGCACATCCGCGAGGTGGACGCGGTCGTGCAGGTCGTCCGCTGCTTCGAGGACGAGGACATTCATCACGTCTCCGGCTCTGTCGATCCCGTGCGCGACATCGAGGTCATCAACACCGAACTCATCCTCGCCGACATCGCCTCGCTCAAGAAACGCGCCGAACGCCAGACGAAGGGCGCCCGCGCCGGCGACAAGACCGCCAAGGCCGAGCTCGCCCTCATCGAAAAAATCCTGCCGCATCTCGACGGCGGAAAACCCGCGCTCACCGTCGAGCTGAGCGACGAGGAAAAGAAACTCCTCCGCGAGTTCTTCCTGCTCAGCGCGAAGCCCACGCTCTTCGCCTGCAACGTCCGCGAAGACGATCTCGCCGACCTCTCCGGCGACAAACCCGCCGCCCAGCACGTCGCCGCGGTGAAGAAATACGCGACCGAGCACCTCGGCTGCGAAGTCGTCGTCATCAGCGCCCAGATCGAGAGCGAGCTCGCCGAACTTCCGCCCGAGGAGGCGAAGGAATTTCTCGCCGGCCTCGGCGTGGACGACTCCGGCGTCGGCCTTCTCATTCGCGCGGCCTACCATCTGCTCGGCCTGCGCACGTATTTCACGACCGGGCCGAAGGAATCGCGCGCCTGGACGATCCACGAAGGCGACAAGGCGCCCGCCGCCGCCGGCGTGATCCACAGCGACTTCGAGCGCGGCTTCATCGCTGCGGAAACCGTCGCCTTCGAGGAGCTCAAGAAGTTCGGCAGCCAGGCCAGGGCCCGCGAGGCCGGCCGCCTGCGCATCGAAGGCAAGGAATACGTCGTGGCCGACGGCGACGTGATGGAATTCCGCTTCAACGTCTGA
- a CDS encoding peptidoglycan-binding domain-containing protein: protein MKALLAVLALVLISGAAYADQLTAAVQTKLGKLGYYNGPVDGSWGSQTAAAVRRFQVAQELRVTGELNPATLNALGIKSAPAPTPEVVDPGKALADIFVGGPYLNSPPEFQVRTVKKAQENLRVLRFYRGPVNGMPNAALTQALVDYQAANRFKRTGRLDKTTLQALDLLYLSSDD, encoded by the coding sequence ATGAAAGCCCTTCTCGCCGTCCTCGCGCTCGTCCTGATTTCCGGTGCGGCCTACGCCGACCAGCTCACCGCCGCCGTGCAGACGAAGCTCGGCAAGCTGGGCTACTACAATGGCCCGGTCGATGGTTCATGGGGCAGCCAGACCGCCGCGGCGGTGCGGCGGTTTCAGGTCGCGCAGGAACTGCGGGTGACCGGGGAATTGAACCCCGCCACGCTCAACGCGCTCGGCATCAAATCCGCGCCCGCTCCCACGCCCGAGGTCGTCGATCCCGGCAAGGCCCTGGCCGACATTTTCGTGGGCGGTCCCTATCTGAATTCCCCGCCGGAGTTCCAGGTCCGCACCGTCAAGAAGGCGCAGGAAAATCTGCGAGTGCTGCGCTTTTATCGCGGTCCGGTGAACGGCATGCCCAACGCCGCGCTCACGCAGGCGCTCGTCGATTACCAGGCCGCCAACCGCTTCAAGCGCACCGGCCGCCTCGACAAGACGACCCTTCAGGCGCTCGACCTGCTGTATCTCTCCTCCGACGATTAG